The DNA window GTGGTGCGCTCCAGCGCGCTCCACTCGATTCCGGCCTTGGCGGCAAAGCCCTGCAGCGCCTTGGTCGGCTGACCGTCGGCGTCCAGCGCGATGTTGAGATACGGGCCCAGCACTTCAGCGTGCTGTTCGGGCTGTTCCACGGCCACGCCGGGCAGCAGCACGGCCAGACGGCGCGGCGTCGACAGCGGCTTGGCGTCGCCGCGTTCCACGGTCACGCCACGCTTGGTCAAACCCTCAACCACGCCATCGAAGAAGGCCTGGGCCAGGCCCGGCAGCGCCTTCACCGGCAGTTCTTCGGTACCCAGTTCAATCAGCAGCGGCTGCATCGTGCTCATGCCTGCACCTCCTTGGCCGCCACGGCTTCGAGGCGCTTGGCTTCATACAGTTTGGCCACCGCCTGGGCCAGCGCGCGCACGCGCAGGATGTAGCGCTGGCGCTCGGTGACGCTGATCGCGCGGCGCGCGTCCAGCAGGTTGAACGAGTGGCTGGCCTTGCAGACCTGCTCATACGCGGGCAGCGGCAGGCCGGCCTCGACCAGCATCTGCGCTTCCTTTTCGCACGCGTCGAAACGGTGGAACAGCTCTTCCACGTTGGCGTATTCGAAGTTGTAGGTGCTCTGTTCGACTTCGTTCTGGTGGTAGACGTCGCCGTAGGTCACCGGCGTGCCGTCCGGGCCATAGGTCCAGACCAGGTCATACACGTTGTCGCAGTTCTGCAGGTACATGCACAGGCGTTCCAGACCGTAGGTGATCTCGCCCAGCACCGGCTTGCACTCCAGGCCACCGGCCTGCTGGAAGTAGGTGAACTGGGTCACCTCCATGCCGTTGAGCCAGACTTCCCAGCCTAGGCCCCAGGCACCCAGGGTCGGCGATTCCCAGTTGTCTTCGACAAAGCGAAGGTCATGCACCAGCGGGTCGATGCCCAGCGCCTTGAGCGAATCCAGGTACAGCTGCTGGATGTTGTCCGGGCTCGGCTTCATCGCCACCTGGTACTGGTAGTAGCGCTGCAGACGGTTGGGGTTTTCGCCGTAGCGGCCGTCGGTGGGGCGGCGCGAAGGCTGCACATAGGCGGCATTCCAGCTTTCCGGACCGATCGAGCGCAGGAAGGTGGCCGGGTGGAAGGTGCCGGCCCCGACCTCCAGGTCCAGCGGCTGGATCAGCACGCAGCCCTGCTGCGCCCAGTACTGGTTGAGGGTCTGGATGAGGCCCTGGAACGTGATCGGAACGGTCTTCGTGGCGGACATGCGGCGGATTCTTGCCTGCAAAGGGGGTGCGCTAGTATAGCGATCATGGATCATCGCCCATCGGTACCGCCCCTTCCCGCCGGCCTGGCCGGGTCCGCTCCCACTCCGGAACGGGTGCCGC is part of the Stenotrophomonas oahuensis genome and encodes:
- the glyQ gene encoding glycine--tRNA ligase subunit alpha; its protein translation is MSATKTVPITFQGLIQTLNQYWAQQGCVLIQPLDLEVGAGTFHPATFLRSIGPESWNAAYVQPSRRPTDGRYGENPNRLQRYYQYQVAMKPSPDNIQQLYLDSLKALGIDPLVHDLRFVEDNWESPTLGAWGLGWEVWLNGMEVTQFTYFQQAGGLECKPVLGEITYGLERLCMYLQNCDNVYDLVWTYGPDGTPVTYGDVYHQNEVEQSTYNFEYANVEELFHRFDACEKEAQMLVEAGLPLPAYEQVCKASHSFNLLDARRAISVTERQRYILRVRALAQAVAKLYEAKRLEAVAAKEVQA